The Pandoraea apista genomic interval GCGTCAGCAGCGCGACCGCCTCGGCGACCTGGGCTACGAGTTCGCTCCGCTGTCCCAGGACTGGCACCTCACCAGGGTCTGATCCCATCGCCATTTCACGCCGCATGCCTGCGGCTTTCCACCACCCGCCGGGGCTCCTTCCCCGGCGGGAGGACTCCGGCCCTTTCTCACAGGAGTCATTCCATGGGCTGGACATTCGTTCGATTGACGCGCGATCAGTTGATCCGCGAGCTGACCGCAACCGAGGAAACCGAGCGGTCGCGCAGTGAGGTCATCGACCACACGCTGGTCGGCAACGTGCTGTGGACGGTGGCGCGCGTCACCGCCAAGCAGGCCGGCGTCCTGGGTCTCGCACCCGGCGAGTCGGCCACCTTGATCGGCTGCCATCTGCTGGAAAGCGAGGGCCGCGAATGGGGCTACAAGTTCCTGGTCGAGGCCGAGCACCCGTACTACTACTCGTGCCCGCTGCGCTATCTCGACATGGCGCCGCAGCGCTGCGCCACCTGGCGCGCAAGGGTGCATGCCTTCCACCAGCAGCCGACGCGCAAAGCGGCCGGCGATGCAGCCACCGACTGAGGCGAACATGGACACCCTCATGTCGTCCTTGCCGCCCGAGCTGCTTCGCTTCGTCGAAGACCAGTTGGCCAACAACGAGGTTTCCGACGACGACGAACTGCGCGAGCACTTCATCGCCAACGGCCTGAGCGAAGAACAGGCGTGGCAGGCACTGACCTACCGCGCGCTGTACCTGCGACACGTCTTTCTCGACGGCTTCACGCCGATCCTCAAAGGCCAGGAAGCGCTTTGCTTCAACCCGCACAGCCGCGGCTGGGAGCCGGTTCCGAACCCATAGGCCGGCCTTCACGCGGCGCACTTCTTCATCCCTTTCATCAGGCCCTGTTCAGCAGGGCTTTTCTTCGTCCTACGCAATCGCACGCATCCGGCCTCGGCCGCTGGATGCCGATTGCTCCATTCCGCAAGGAGATCATCATGCAACTCGCATCTCGCTTCGCCCCTCGTTCCCCGGTGCTGCGCGCCGACCATCCGTTGTCGGACGATCAGATTCGCACCGTGGCCCCATCCATCTTCGCGGACACCCCGCACGAAAGCCGCTCCGAACGGTACAGTTACATCCCCACGGCGGCTGTGCTGACCGAACTGCGCAGAGAAGGTTTCCAGCCGTTCATGGTGTGCCAGACCCGCGTGCGACACGAGGATCGCCGCGACTACACCAAGCACATGCTGCGCCTTCGCCACGCCAGCCAGATCAACGGCGCCGAGGCGAACGAGATCATCCTGCTCAACTCGCACGACGGCACCAGCAGCTACCAGATGCTCGCGGGCATGTTCAGATTCGTCTGCCACAACGGCCTGGTGTGCGGCGACACCTTCGCCGACGTGCGCGTGCCCCACAAGGGCAACGTCACCGATCACGTGATCGAAGGCGCCTACGAGGTGCTGCACGGCTTCGAGCGCGTGCAGGACTCGCGCGACGCCATGCGCGTCATCACCCTCGACGACGGCGAGGCCGAAGTCTTCGCCAGGTCGGCGCTGACCTTGAAGTACGACGAGTCGGGCAAGGCCTTGCCCATCACGGAGACGCAGATCCTGCGGCCTCGTCGTTTCGACGACAACCGTGCCGATCTTTGGTCGGTCTTCAACCGGGTTCAGGAGAACCTGGTCAAGGGCGGCCTGACTGGCCGTGCCGCCAACGGGCGCCAGCAGCGCACGCGACCCGTTCAGGGCATCGACCAGAACGTCCGGCTCAACCGGGCGCTTTGGCTGCTCGCGGATGGCCTGCGTCAGCTCAAAGCCTGACCCACAAGCGGATCGTGCCTCGCGGCATGGTCCGCTTTTTCTTTGGCGGCGCTGTGCTGCCAGCGCACCACGTTCAGTTTGGTTCGGTGTAACCCTAATGCGGCAATTCGCTGCCGCCGCGAAAATTGCGGTTCGACTGCATACCTCCCTGGCTTTTCCTCCCTGAGCCAAGCAGTCATCTTTGCCGCCTCGGTGTTCCCGGGGCGGTTTTCTTTTATGGCCGTCCTTCCAGGCCGCGGGCGATGCGCCAGCGCAAACAGGGTTGGACGCTGGGTCGGTTTTCCGCTCCCGCTGTAGGCGCACCTTGGCGCAGGCTATGTCCCATGTCCGTCGGCGTTGCCGACAACATGCCCAGGTAGTCCAGACCTTCAAGGCTACGGTGCGTTGCGACGCACGGTCTGATTCTTCACCACGACGCTCACCGCGTCTTCTTCCATCCCCCTGGGGCAGTGACTGCCCTCGCGGTTGGTGCTGTCTCCGCTCACTTCGAGGACATCACCATGCCTGCACCTTCTTCCCCCAAGACGCTCTATCGCATCGACGAATGCCCCGACCTGATGGCCGATGGCGTCGTCGGTGACGAGAACGGCAACCTGGTCTTCATCTCCCTCTGGGCGCGCGACACCGCCGTCCAGGAATTCCTGGCCCGCCTCACCCTGGGCCGGGACGAACAGGGACTGGATCAGTTCCACGTCATCACCGAGCAGGGCGCCAGCATCCCGGTCTTCGTCGGCAACGTCGAGAACCTGGAGAAACGCAGCGCACGCGCCTACCGGCGCACGCTGTTCGGCTCGCTGACCAACATCTGGCTGTTCGATCGGCGCTGCGTCAAACCCGACAAGGCCAACGCCAGCGCACTGGCGCTCCTGCCTCGCGATTCCACGCACCGGCTCGACCGGCTGTGGACGCTGGTGCGGGACACGTGCCCGCTGCCGCTTCTCGATCCCTGGCGCGACAGCGTACTGGAACTGCTGCAGGCGAAGTCGATGCTGACGCGCCTGCCGTTCGCCCTCGGGCCTCTGGAAGGCCATCGGCTCGCCATCGACGTGCCGACGCTGACCGAGGTGCTGGGCGGCCTGATCCGCAGCGGCGCGCTCGTCGGCGGCGCACCCGCCAGCCGCACCCCCTCGGCGCAACCGCTCGAAGCGGTGGCTTGAGGTTCCTTCACCGGACATGCACGCGCGCATGTCCGCATCCCTTCATCTTCAATGCCAGGAGATTCCCATGGCCCTCATGTTCCCGCGGCTCGCCCGCAACTTCGTCAAGAACGGGTACTTCCCCACGGATGAACCCACGCTCGAAAGAGCACTCACCGCACTGGCGCCCGCCGAGGCCTCGGCCGGGCCGCTGTGCATCCTCGATCCCTGCGCCGGCGAAGGCGTGGCGATCGCCGAAGCCGCGCACGCCCTCGGGCGCGAGCAGGTCCAGGCCTTCGCCGTCGAGTACGAGGCCGAGCGCGCACGCCATGCCCGGCAACTGGTCGATCGCTGCATCCACGGCGACCTGATGGACACACTGATCAGCCGGCAGAGCTTCGGCCTGCTGTGGCTCAACCCGCCGTATGGCGACCTGTCCAAGGACACCAACGGCAACGTCGGCTACCAGGGCCAGGGCCGCGCTCGGCTGGAAAAGCTGTTCTATCAGAAGGCGCTGCCGCTGTTGCAGTACGGCGGCGTGCTGATCTACATCGTCCCGCACTACGTGCTCGACGCCGAGCTGGTCGGATGGCTGACCCGGCACTTCGCCGAGTTGCGCATCTACCGCGCGGTGGACACGCAGTTCAAGCAGGTCGTGATCTTCGGTCGCAAGGTTCGCCAGCGCGACCAGGCATCGGAGTCTGTCAAGGCCACGCGCGCGCTGCTGCTGCAGATAGGTCTTGGCGACGCCGAAGCGGAAGAGCTGCCAGTCGAATGGCCGTTCCTGCCCTACACGGTGCCTGCCACGGCCGAGCCGGAGCACTTCTACCGCGTGACGATGGAGCCCGAGCAGTTCGCCGAGGAAGTCGGCCGACTGCAAGGGCTCTGGCCGACGCTCGACACGCACCTGGGCGCCGCGCAGCAGTCGCTGCGGTCCCCGGCGCGAGGTTTATCGCATTGGCATCTCGCCTTGGCACTCGCCGCAGGTGCGATCTCCGGAGTGGTGAAGTCCAAGACGGGCCGCGTGCTCGTCGTCAAAGGCGACACCCACAAGGAGAAGACCTTGCACACGGAGTACACCGAGCGCGACGACGGTTCCGTGGCCGAGACGCGCATCCTGACCGACAAGTTCGTGCCGGTCATCCGTGCCTGGGACATGACACCAGGCTCGCCGACCTGCGGCGAGGTGTTGACCATCCGCTGATCGCTGTTCCCTGACGGTCGCCGTCGATCTGTTCTTCCACTGCGGCTTCGCGCCGTTCTTCTCTTCCCACCCCGGGGCATGCCATCGCCCCGCAGGGGGAGGTGCATGCCCCATCTTCTTTGGAGCATCACCATGTCCCTCGATACCGAAGTCGTTCCCGCCGCTGATGGCACGCCCGTCCAGAGCGACGTGCTCGAAGCGACTGCTTCTCCCCTGGCGATGAGCCTTCAGGATTTCGTTGCCGAATTCGGCGACGAGCTGCTGGACTCGCTCAACCGCGCCAACCCTCCCGTCTACACCGGCCAGGCCCGGCCGCATCGCCAGCTCGTGCTGGCCAGTCTCAAGCGCAAGCTGTTCGGCGCGCAGGCCGAGGTGGTGCATGCCGTTACCGAGCTGCTGGCCGACCGCGGCGAACGCGCCGCGATCGTCAATGGCGAGATGGGCTGCGGCAAGACCACGGTCGGCATCGCCACGGCGGCCGTGCTGCACGCCGAAGGCTATCGCCGCACGCTGATCCTCTCGCCGCCTCACCTGGTCTACAAATGGCGCCGGGAAATCCAGGAGACGGTGGCCGGCGCCAAGGTCTGGGTGCTCAATGGCCCGGACACGCTGGTCAAGCTCATCAAACTGCGCGAGCAATTGGGCGTGCCGGTACGCGGCCAGGAGTTCTACGTTCTCGGTCGCGTGCGGATGCGCATGGGTTTCCACTGGAAGCCCGTCTTCAACGTGCGGCGCACGCGGCACGGCGAAGTGGGCGCATGCCCGGACTGCGGCCAGGTCATCACCAATCTCGACGGCGAGCCGATCAACCCGGTCGAACTCGAAGCCGAGGACTACCGCCGCCGGTGCAGCCATTGCGCCGCACCGCTGTGGACGCTGATGCGACCGCGGAGCCTGTCCGCCAGCGACCAGTCCACGGCCGTCTTCAAAGCCTTGCAGCGCATCCCGACCATCGGAGAGGTCACGGCGCATAAGCTGATGAAGAAGTTCGGCGACGGCTTCCTGGCCTCAATGCTGGGCGACAACATCCACGAGTTCATCAACCTCATGGATGCCAACGGTGAGCTGGTGTTCTCGGATCGTCAGGCGCACCGCATGGAGCGGGCGATGGCGAACATGGAGTTCGGCTTCGGCGAGGGCGGGTATCAGCCCAGCGAATTCATCAAAAGGTACTTGCCGCAAGGCACGTTCGACCTGCTCATCGCCGACGAGGCGCATGAGTACAAGAACGGCGGTAGCGCCCAAGGCCAGGCCATGGGCGTGCTCGCAGCGAAGGCGCGCAAGGCCTTGCTGCTCACTGGCACGCTGATGGGCGGCTACGGCGACGACCTGTTCCACCTGCTGTTCCGAGCCCTGCCTGGGCGAATGATCGAAGACGGCTACCGCCCGACCAAGAGCGGCAGCATGACCTCGGCCGCGATGGCGTTCATGAGGGATCACGGCATCCTCAAGGACATCTATTCCGAGAGCACGGGCACGGCGCACAAGACGGCCAAGGGCAGCAAGGTCTCGGTGCGCACGGTCAAGGCGCCGGGCTTCGGCCCGAAGGGCGTGCTGCGTTGCGTCCTGCCGTTCACGGTATTCCTCAAGTTGAAGGACATCGGCGGCAACGTGCTGCCGTCCTACGACGAGGAGTTCCGCGAGGTGGCGATGGACACGGCGCAAGCCGCGGCTTATCGCGATCTGTCGTTTCGTCTGACCTCGGCGCTGAAACAGGCGCTGGCCAAGCGCGACACGACGCTGCTCGGTGTGGTCCTCAACGTGCTGCTGGCCTGGCCGGATTGCTGCTTCCGGTCGGAGACGGTGGTGCACCCGCGCACACGCCAGACCTTGGCCTTCGTTCCGGCTCAGTTCAACGAGCTGGAGGTGATGCCCAAGGAGCGCGAGCTGATCGAGATCTGCAAGCAGGAGAAGGCTGCGGGTCGCAAGACGCTGGTCTATTCGGTCTACACCGGCACGCGCGACACCACGTCGCGCTTGAAGGTGCTGCTGGAGCAGGAAGGCTTCAAGGTGGC includes:
- a CDS encoding DUF932 domain-containing protein, encoding MQLASRFAPRSPVLRADHPLSDDQIRTVAPSIFADTPHESRSERYSYIPTAAVLTELRREGFQPFMVCQTRVRHEDRRDYTKHMLRLRHASQINGAEANEIILLNSHDGTSSYQMLAGMFRFVCHNGLVCGDTFADVRVPHKGNVTDHVIEGAYEVLHGFERVQDSRDAMRVITLDDGEAEVFARSALTLKYDESGKALPITETQILRPRRFDDNRADLWSVFNRVQENLVKGGLTGRAANGRQQRTRPVQGIDQNVRLNRALWLLADGLRQLKA
- a CDS encoding DUF6094 domain-containing protein; this translates as MALMFPRLARNFVKNGYFPTDEPTLERALTALAPAEASAGPLCILDPCAGEGVAIAEAAHALGREQVQAFAVEYEAERARHARQLVDRCIHGDLMDTLISRQSFGLLWLNPPYGDLSKDTNGNVGYQGQGRARLEKLFYQKALPLLQYGGVLIYIVPHYVLDAELVGWLTRHFAELRIYRAVDTQFKQVVIFGRKVRQRDQASESVKATRALLLQIGLGDAEAEELPVEWPFLPYTVPATAEPEHFYRVTMEPEQFAEEVGRLQGLWPTLDTHLGAAQQSLRSPARGLSHWHLALALAAGAISGVVKSKTGRVLVVKGDTHKEKTLHTEYTERDDGSVAETRILTDKFVPVIRAWDMTPGSPTCGEVLTIR
- a CDS encoding helicase-related protein codes for the protein MSLDTEVVPAADGTPVQSDVLEATASPLAMSLQDFVAEFGDELLDSLNRANPPVYTGQARPHRQLVLASLKRKLFGAQAEVVHAVTELLADRGERAAIVNGEMGCGKTTVGIATAAVLHAEGYRRTLILSPPHLVYKWRREIQETVAGAKVWVLNGPDTLVKLIKLREQLGVPVRGQEFYVLGRVRMRMGFHWKPVFNVRRTRHGEVGACPDCGQVITNLDGEPINPVELEAEDYRRRCSHCAAPLWTLMRPRSLSASDQSTAVFKALQRIPTIGEVTAHKLMKKFGDGFLASMLGDNIHEFINLMDANGELVFSDRQAHRMERAMANMEFGFGEGGYQPSEFIKRYLPQGTFDLLIADEAHEYKNGGSAQGQAMGVLAAKARKALLLTGTLMGGYGDDLFHLLFRALPGRMIEDGYRPTKSGSMTSAAMAFMRDHGILKDIYSESTGTAHKTAKGSKVSVRTVKAPGFGPKGVLRCVLPFTVFLKLKDIGGNVLPSYDEEFREVAMDTAQAAAYRDLSFRLTSALKQALAKRDTTLLGVVLNVLLAWPDCCFRSETVVHPRTRQTLAFVPAQFNELEVMPKERELIEICKQEKAAGRKTLVYSVYTGTRDTTSRLKVLLEQEGFKVAVLRASVDASRREDWIAEQLDRGIDVLITNPELVKTGLDLLEFPTIVFMQSGYNVYSLQQAARRSWRIGQKLPVRVIYLGYAASSQMTCLGLMARKIMVSQSTSGDVPESGLDVLNQDGDSVEVALARQLVAA